The window TTGGCAGGCATCCAAAAGGCCATAGAGACCGCTATGGCTCAAGTCGGTCTTGATAATAAGGCGCTACTGGCCATGCAGGTGCAACTGGAAGGTGAAAGTTACACGGTGGCTGAGTTGGCGGAAATGATTGGCTGGAAGGAGAACACCAGCGGGGATGGAAACCCATTGGTTCCGGATGCGAACGCCAACGGGGCCGAGTTGAATATCCTGAAAGAATTGTATCAGGAGGCTTTGGCCAGTGGGGCCCTCAAAGACGCCGGAGTGAAGGATCTGGTGAGCCAACTGACCGGACAGGTAGCCAATTTCAGCGATGTTTCCCAAAACGCCAGTGACGGGGTTGTTATCGAGGCCCCCCAAGCGGCTCAGGAGCAATACGAAGAAGGGGTGGCTGACCAGTTGGGCGATGGTACCACCAGTACGTCCGGTCCTTCACAGCAGGCTGGTTCTGGCATTGCAGGCGCAAATTCAGGTCGCGGACAGTAAGGGGTTCTCCTTTGCCTGCGGATGGGGCTGCTGTTGCAGCAATTTCAGAATGCCTTGGGCCACGTTCCGGGGCGTACCGCCGGTACTCAGGGATTGGCGGATGTGGGCAAAGCCTGCCAGTTGCCGCTGCACTTGCTCCGACTGCGGATCAAACAAGGGTAAGGCGGCCTGACTGATGCGGTCTGGATTGGCCTGATCCTGCCAAAGCTCCGGCACCATGGGGCGTTCCATATCGGTGAGGATATTGGGCAATCCCATACAGGGCAACTGCATTAACCGGATGGCGATTTGATAAATCAGGGGGTGCAGCTTGTACATCAAAATCATGGGGGTGTTGTATAAAGCCCCTTCCAGGGTGACCGTGCCGGAGGCGGCAATCATCAGGTCGGCTACCCCCAGCAGGGCGTGATTCTGGTTTTTCAGCAGGGTGACCGGGGGAAGGCCCTGGCCGCCCGCTTTGCGCCAGGCGGCTTCCAGGCGGGGGATAAAAAAGTCGTCACTCAGGGAACCCGCCTGAGCCATTACAAATTGCGCCTTGGGCTGTTCCCGCCGCAGACGAGGCAGACTGCCGATGATGGCGGGCAGCAGGTAGTCGATTTCCAGTTTGCGAGAGCCGGGCATGAGGGCCACAATGGGGTCTTCCGGCCTCAGTCCCTGAGTCTGGCAAAAAGCGGTTCTGTCCGGCGGAGGGGGCAGTTCGCCTATTAACGGGTGACCCACATAGGTGACCGGAATGTCGTGCGACTCGTACAGGTCTTTCTCAAAGGGAAAAATGCAGAACACGTGGTCGACAGACGCCTTGATTTTTTTGATGCGTCCCGGGCGGGTGGCCCACACTTGCGGGGGGATGAAGTAAAACACCCGGTATCCCCGTTTTTTGAGCCTGGCGGCCATGTACAGGTTGAAGCCCCCGTAATCAATCAGCAGAACGGCGTCCGGTTGAAAGTCCTGCAAGCGCCCAAGAATTTTTTGCCCCAGCCAGAAATGATAGGGCGCCCCCAGCACCGCTCCAAACCCCACCCGGCCCATTTTGGATTGATCGCTGAGAAGGGGAACGCCCAGCGCTTTCAGGTGCGGCCCTCCTACGGCTTCGATGACCACATCCGGCTGTTCGGCCTGCAAGGCCTGGACCACCTTGGCGGCGTGAATATCGCCGGAATAGTCCCCGGCAATCAGGAAGAGGCGATTACCTGTCATGGCGTGGATCTTGCGTGGAAAGGATGATCATGTTGTGGCGATTGGCGTAGGTTTCCATCTCCTCAGGCTCCAGATAGAGGGTCTGGTTGGCTTCGGTGACCAGCATGTGCAGGCCCGCCTTGCGCATGGTCTTCAGGGTGCGCAGCCCCACGGTGGGTATGTCAAAGCGTTGATCCTGATCGGGCTTGGCCACTTTAATGACCACCCCGCCTTTTTTGCCGGAGAGCTTACCGGCCCGTTTCAGGCACTCGTCAGTCCCTTCAATGGCCTCCACGGCCAGAATCATGCCCGAGTGGACCACGATGCTTTGCCCGATGTCCAGACGCCCCATTTCCTTGGCCATTTCAAAGCCGTAACGGGCGTCTCTCAAATCGGCTTCGGTGGGTTGCCGTTCGGTCAGGATTTTTTCCGGCAGGAACAGTTCCCTTAAAAAATCGGCCTGGGGTAGAACCTGTATGCCGCGCTGTTCCAACTGTTCGATAATCCACAGCATCACGGCGTCATCGTTCAGCCGGGCGTACTGGCGGATGGCTTCCACTGCAATGTCATCAATCCGGGGATCCTTGAGCAGCACCCACTTGTCCACTTTTCCGGCAAATACCAGGTGGGTAATGCGTTCCTGGGTAATTAAATCGAGGGTTCGCCTGACCAGACCGGGCACAATGCGGTGCCCCTTGTGCTTGCAGAGATCCCGGAGTTTGGGATTGTCCTTGCCCACAATAAAGGGAACCACCTCGATGCCCTGAATGCGGGCATTTTTAGCGACGTAACGAGGCAGCAGGCCCTCACCGGCAATCAGGCCGATGCGGGTGACGTTGCCGAATTCAACTGATTTTCGGGTTTCCATAATGTTGCGAGACGCGCCGATCATGCCTGGACTCGATATTCTGTCAGGGGGGAGAACTCTCGGGAGCCGGTGACGGTGACACAGGAGTCGAAAGTGGTTTTATTATACCCCATCCGCTCTCAGGGCCAAGGGCGGAATCTGCCTGAAGGGGGTATAAATCCGGTGTGGCAACGGGCTGCGGATGGCTGAGGGCAGGCGATGCGTTTTGAAAGGCCTGTTCTGCAACTTGTGCTGGCACTTGTTCTAGTAGGGGATTTGCAATTACTATTAGAGGGTGGAAATTCGCGAGCGCGTTTTTTGTGCAAACGCCAGGTCGAATTGCGTGTGGCGCAGGTCAGGCTTTTTCAACCTCACTGGTCTTTGGCTTGGCTTCGTCAACCGTTTCCCTGTATTAACCCTGAGATCAGCCCGATATCAGTAAGATGAAATTTGAAAAGGATCTTACCTTGACCGAAGCCATGCTGGAAGCCGTAAAGCCGGATGACACCATTATTATTCTGGATACCGAGACCA is drawn from Vampirovibrio chlorellavorus and contains these coding sequences:
- the lpxB gene encoding lipid-A-disaccharide synthase, which codes for MTGNRLFLIAGDYSGDIHAAKVVQALQAEQPDVVIEAVGGPHLKALGVPLLSDQSKMGRVGFGAVLGAPYHFWLGQKILGRLQDFQPDAVLLIDYGGFNLYMAARLKKRGYRVFYFIPPQVWATRPGRIKKIKASVDHVFCIFPFEKDLYESHDIPVTYVGHPLIGELPPPPDRTAFCQTQGLRPEDPIVALMPGSRKLEIDYLLPAIIGSLPRLRREQPKAQFVMAQAGSLSDDFFIPRLEAAWRKAGGQGLPPVTLLKNQNHALLGVADLMIAASGTVTLEGALYNTPMILMYKLHPLIYQIAIRLMQLPCMGLPNILTDMERPMVPELWQDQANPDRISQAALPLFDPQSEQVQRQLAGFAHIRQSLSTGGTPRNVAQGILKLLQQQPHPQAKENPLLSAT
- a CDS encoding LpxI family protein gives rise to the protein MIGASRNIMETRKSVEFGNVTRIGLIAGEGLLPRYVAKNARIQGIEVVPFIVGKDNPKLRDLCKHKGHRIVPGLVRRTLDLITQERITHLVFAGKVDKWVLLKDPRIDDIAVEAIRQYARLNDDAVMLWIIEQLEQRGIQVLPQADFLRELFLPEKILTERQPTEADLRDARYGFEMAKEMGRLDIGQSIVVHSGMILAVEAIEGTDECLKRAGKLSGKKGGVVIKVAKPDQDQRFDIPTVGLRTLKTMRKAGLHMLVTEANQTLYLEPEEMETYANRHNMIILSTQDPRHDR